One genomic segment of Planctomycetaceae bacterium includes these proteins:
- a CDS encoding TVP38/TMEM64 family protein yields MSEPAMNDPESEATGGSPTAGTGFPATRILLLLAVAGAAFGVYAAFGDSLTLQKLAGRESELRVFQQNNAVLVFGLAFVIYVTVTGLSLPGAAVLSLAYAWFFGFVPALVLVSFASTTGASVAFLLSRYILGDAIQKRFASRLQTFNKRLETEGAFYLFTLRLIPAVPFFVINVVMGLTRLPLKTFWWVSQVGMLPGTAVYVWAGSSVPDLETLAAHGLQGILTPKLAAAFIVLGLFPLVVRKLVMRFGAKSAATDYTPSGAN; encoded by the coding sequence ATGAGCGAGCCGGCGATGAATGATCCGGAAAGTGAAGCAACAGGCGGTTCACCCACCGCGGGAACAGGCTTCCCCGCGACCCGGATTCTGCTGCTGCTGGCGGTCGCCGGCGCTGCCTTCGGTGTCTACGCGGCATTTGGAGACTCGCTGACGCTGCAGAAACTCGCCGGCCGGGAATCCGAACTGCGCGTTTTTCAGCAAAACAACGCCGTGCTGGTTTTCGGCCTGGCATTCGTCATCTATGTCACAGTGACAGGGCTTTCCCTTCCGGGAGCCGCCGTGCTTAGCCTGGCATATGCGTGGTTCTTCGGTTTCGTGCCGGCGCTGGTGCTCGTCAGTTTCGCATCCACAACCGGAGCCAGCGTCGCATTCCTGCTCAGCCGCTACATTCTCGGCGACGCCATCCAGAAGCGGTTCGCTTCGCGACTGCAGACGTTCAACAAACGTCTGGAAACGGAAGGAGCCTTCTATCTGTTCACCCTGCGACTGATTCCGGCCGTGCCGTTCTTCGTCATCAATGTCGTCATGGGACTGACCAGACTGCCGCTGAAAACGTTTTGGTGGGTCAGCCAGGTCGGCATGCTGCCGGGGACCGCGGTCTACGTCTGGGCCGGCTCCAGCGTTCCCGACCTGGAGACTCTGGCGGCTCACGGATTGCAGGGAATCCTAACCCCGAAGCTGGCCGCCGCGTTCATTGTGCTCGGCCTGTTCCCGCTTGTCGTTCGAAAACTTGTGATGCGGTTTGGAGCGAAGTCTGCGGCGACGGACTATACCCCGAGCGGGGCAAATTGA
- a CDS encoding nuclear transport factor 2 family protein — MSYLTDNPWPLIIVLTGAAVISLFIAPGRGKPIALMCLAGAVLVWFVEGAITSPAELIEAQAGGILEGFKSRDLDAISARISDDSPELVETARQGLELVDLQSDFEIRNVEVTSLDDTSATVKIRANGTGKLRGGGYSQRVPTYWSTDWKKQNGEWQLSGVRRLDVVTGKEMGTFDRN, encoded by the coding sequence ATGAGCTACCTGACAGATAATCCGTGGCCGCTGATCATTGTGCTGACCGGGGCCGCCGTCATTTCACTGTTTATTGCTCCGGGGCGTGGCAAGCCGATTGCGTTGATGTGTCTCGCGGGAGCGGTTCTGGTCTGGTTTGTGGAAGGCGCGATCACGTCGCCTGCGGAACTCATCGAAGCTCAGGCCGGTGGAATTCTGGAAGGCTTCAAGTCTCGCGACCTGGACGCAATTTCGGCGCGAATTTCCGATGACAGCCCCGAACTTGTGGAAACGGCCCGGCAGGGACTGGAACTGGTCGACCTGCAGTCCGATTTCGAAATCCGCAACGTGGAAGTTACGTCGCTGGATGACACTTCCGCCACGGTGAAAATTCGGGCAAACGGAACGGGAAAACTGCGCGGCGGCGGCTATTCGCAGCGAGTCCCGACGTACTGGTCGACGGATTGGAAGAAGCAGAACGGCGAGTGGCAGCTTTCCGGGGTCCGGCGGCTGGACGTTGTGACCGGAAAGGAAATGGGCACGTTCGACCGGAATTGA
- a CDS encoding response regulator, whose translation MSSKTILVIDDDREISATVQTVLSSAGYRVLTANNGQIGRKLITSENPDLVVTDMMMPRMGGFPVLEFLTELENPPKVIMMTANEGSRHKAYAEMLGVVDYLRKPFAMEVLLESVRRALNGDVNEAN comes from the coding sequence TTGTCCAGCAAGACCATTCTGGTGATCGACGACGATCGCGAGATCTCCGCAACCGTGCAGACCGTGCTCTCGTCAGCAGGGTATCGCGTTCTGACAGCCAACAACGGACAGATCGGCCGAAAGCTGATCACATCCGAAAACCCCGATCTCGTGGTTACCGACATGATGATGCCGCGCATGGGCGGATTCCCCGTGCTGGAGTTCCTGACCGAACTCGAAAACCCGCCGAAAGTCATCATGATGACGGCCAACGAAGGCAGCCGTCACAAGGCGTACGCGGAGATGCTGGGAGTCGTCGATTACCTGCGAAAGCCGTTCGCCATGGAAGTCCTGCTGGAATCCGTCCGCCGCGCGCTGAACGGTGACGTAAACGAAGCGAATTGA